Proteins from one Chroococcidiopsis sp. CCMEE 29 genomic window:
- the hypA gene encoding hydrogenase maturation nickel metallochaperone HypA yields the protein MHETDMTKALMLTLKDWCQSQPEQAKISTIHLIVGKFTCVEPVSLQFAFEVQSRNTFLDGAKLIIQETPLIAFCHRCQQEYQPEIGIQYACPQCQSPMEDIRSGRELKIDRIEYSTNTTKENNYAPNI from the coding sequence ATGCATGAAACTGACATGACTAAGGCATTAATGCTGACGCTGAAGGATTGGTGCCAATCTCAGCCTGAACAAGCAAAGATTTCCACCATTCACTTAATTGTCGGTAAGTTTACTTGTGTTGAACCTGTAAGTTTGCAATTTGCTTTTGAAGTGCAAAGTCGCAATACCTTTTTAGATGGGGCAAAGCTAATTATTCAAGAAACGCCTTTAATTGCATTTTGTCATCGTTGTCAGCAGGAATATCAACCTGAAATTGGGATTCAATATGCGTGTCCTCAATGTCAATCTCCGATGGAGGATATTCGCTCAGGACGAGAACTAAAAATTGACCGAATTGAATACAGCACCAACACTACAAAAGAAAACAATTATGCACCAAACATTTGA
- the speB gene encoding agmatinase: MTERERPLSESLNSHSPQQPPSEAERALEREARLPLTGWQQEVSRGLEFGLEAAESIGDRSIPTFSRGELPHYAGINTFLKAPYVEDVRKVGEYDVAVVGVPHDSGTTYRPGTRFGPQGIRRISALYTPYSFELGVDLREQITLCDVGDIFTIPANNEKSFDQISKGIAHIFSSGAFPIILGGDHSIGYPTVRGICRHLGDKKVGIIHFDRHVDTQETDLDERMHTCPWFHATNIKNAPPKNLVQLGIGGWQVPREGVKFYRERASNVLTVTDVTEMGLDAAVEFALERALDGTDCVYISFDIDCIDAGFVPGTGWPEPGGLLPREALYMLGKIVQRAPICGLEVVEVSPPYDISDITALMAARVICDTMGHLVVSGQLPRKEKPAYIHSEAQPELVSEWKR; this comes from the coding sequence ATGACTGAACGCGAACGTCCCCTTTCAGAAAGCCTAAATTCTCATTCGCCACAGCAACCTCCTAGTGAAGCTGAAAGAGCTTTAGAACGAGAAGCAAGACTGCCTTTAACTGGTTGGCAACAAGAAGTTTCCCGCGGCTTAGAATTTGGACTAGAAGCAGCAGAAAGTATTGGCGATCGCTCTATTCCCACCTTTTCTAGGGGAGAATTACCCCACTATGCTGGCATCAATACTTTCCTCAAAGCACCTTACGTAGAAGATGTGCGAAAAGTTGGAGAATACGATGTTGCTGTTGTCGGTGTACCCCATGATTCTGGCACAACTTATCGACCGGGAACTCGATTTGGTCCCCAAGGTATCCGGCGTATTTCTGCACTTTATACACCCTATAGTTTTGAACTAGGCGTCGATCTGCGAGAGCAAATAACACTGTGTGATGTTGGGGATATTTTTACAATTCCAGCTAATAACGAAAAGTCATTCGATCAGATTTCTAAAGGAATCGCCCACATTTTTAGTTCTGGTGCCTTCCCAATTATTCTAGGAGGAGATCATTCCATTGGCTATCCTACCGTGCGAGGAATTTGCCGCCATTTGGGTGATAAAAAAGTAGGCATTATCCACTTTGACCGCCATGTGGATACTCAGGAAACTGATTTAGACGAACGGATGCATACCTGTCCTTGGTTTCATGCTACTAATATCAAAAATGCCCCGCCAAAAAATTTAGTGCAATTAGGGATAGGCGGTTGGCAAGTTCCGCGTGAAGGTGTGAAGTTCTACCGTGAGCGAGCAAGCAATGTTTTGACGGTTACAGACGTCACAGAAATGGGCTTGGATGCCGCCGTAGAATTCGCTTTAGAAAGAGCATTAGACGGGACAGACTGCGTTTATATCAGTTTTGATATTGATTGTATTGATGCCGGATTTGTCCCTGGAACGGGTTGGCCAGAACCAGGGGGTTTACTCCCGCGGGAAGCTCTTTACATGTTGGGCAAAATTGTGCAACGGGCTCCAATCTGTGGACTAGAGGTTGTGGAAGTTTCTCCGCCCTACGACATTAGCGATATTACTGCTTTAATGGCAGCTCGCGTAATTTGTGACACGATGGGACATTTAGTCGTGTCAGGTCAGTTACCTCGAAAAGAAAAACCGGCCTACATCCACTCGGAAGCCCAACCAGAATTAGTCAGTGAGTGGAAGAGGTAA
- a CDS encoding Npun_F0494 family protein has product MTTINAKSPKSLAYPTRTIQRAERSLVCSPFQMNLLQTMRLESVQLKAIAGQAGVQHGYTKRPLSELTAETSLMWLIQVGVLRREVDGQGITDSFRLTPLGRQLLEQYQGSSWRSPSWLDRLYNALSRWFRLPF; this is encoded by the coding sequence ATGACTACCATTAATGCCAAAAGTCCAAAATCCTTAGCCTATCCCACTCGTACAATCCAACGGGCAGAGAGATCGCTTGTGTGTTCCCCCTTCCAAATGAACTTGTTGCAGACAATGCGCTTAGAGAGCGTACAGCTCAAAGCGATCGCTGGACAGGCGGGTGTTCAACACGGCTACACTAAGCGTCCTCTATCCGAATTGACAGCAGAAACTAGTCTGATGTGGCTAATTCAGGTAGGCGTGCTGCGGCGAGAGGTGGACGGTCAGGGTATTACCGACAGTTTCCGCCTGACACCGTTGGGTCGCCAGTTATTGGAGCAGTATCAAGGCAGTTCTTGGCGTAGTCCCTCATGGCTTGATCGCCTTTATAATGCCTTAAGTCGTTGGTTCCGGTTGCCGTTTTAG
- a CDS encoding alpha/beta hydrolase, translating into MQDWWKTTFPKGRQSLRITDANGYPVSIAYGEKGTGKPLILVHGIGSWSYNWRNSVEPLSQYFRVICFDAKGYGFSEKPVYRERHDHQVIELERIVSAVCDEPPVVVAESLGALVSLGVALAYPKLLARLVVVNVPIFPERLPHWGMLLLSQMPLGVVQTVDYARINYLLAPLVREIMRIERRGVLFNPSILTEEDVYWISYPFIELPGTFTKVAEDLQIAAWEIKQLQENKPNLISKIQKHLGGIKCPTLILWGEQDSWYPPSDGEKLRSLIPNSQLKILPNCGHDASAGGSYAVNAAVIEFLHDTGFLDNADLSQS; encoded by the coding sequence ATGCAGGACTGGTGGAAAACAACATTTCCTAAAGGGCGGCAAAGCCTTAGAATCACTGATGCCAATGGTTACCCTGTTTCAATTGCTTATGGAGAAAAAGGAACTGGGAAACCGCTGATTTTAGTCCATGGGATTGGTAGCTGGAGCTACAACTGGCGGAATAGTGTTGAGCCACTATCGCAATACTTTCGGGTAATTTGTTTTGATGCTAAGGGCTACGGTTTTTCTGAAAAGCCTGTGTATCGGGAAAGACACGATCACCAAGTGATTGAATTAGAGCGGATTGTTAGCGCTGTGTGTGATGAGCCACCTGTTGTTGTAGCAGAATCGCTGGGGGCACTGGTTAGCCTTGGGGTTGCTCTAGCGTATCCCAAGTTATTAGCGCGACTGGTGGTTGTGAATGTGCCAATTTTCCCTGAGCGTTTGCCGCATTGGGGAATGTTATTGTTATCCCAAATGCCTTTGGGGGTGGTGCAAACAGTTGACTATGCTCGTATAAACTACCTGTTAGCACCGCTGGTACGAGAAATTATGCGGATAGAGCGGCGCGGAGTGCTATTCAATCCATCAATCCTGACAGAGGAAGATGTGTACTGGATCAGTTATCCGTTTATTGAATTGCCTGGCACTTTTACCAAAGTAGCCGAAGACCTACAAATAGCAGCGTGGGAAATTAAGCAATTGCAGGAGAATAAACCGAATTTGATTAGTAAAATTCAAAAACATTTAGGTGGAATTAAATGTCCTACTCTAATTTTGTGGGGTGAGCAAGATAGTTGGTATCCGCCTAGTGATGGAGAAAAACTGCGATCGCTTATTCCAAATTCCCAGTTAAAAATTCTCCCCAACTGCGGTCATGATGCCTCAGCGGGTGGTTCATACGCAGTCAACGCTGCAGTGATTGAGTTTCTGCATGATACTGGTTTCCTCGATAACGCTGATTTATCTCAAAGCTGA
- a CDS encoding DUF4112 domain-containing protein encodes MSQPTSKLAVATHPKITSIQRLRKLSRLLDNAIGIPGTTFRIGLDPILGLLPGAGDFVGMLLSAYIVIEAAQLGLPRATLGRMVFNILVESVVGAVPVLGDLFDFAWKANMKNMELLEAHLGVFQESKKANRWLIFLLVAGLLIVSVGILTFSVLVIELLWKAVTA; translated from the coding sequence ATGTCTCAGCCTACTTCTAAGCTTGCTGTAGCGACTCACCCTAAGATTACTTCTATACAGCGCCTGCGTAAGCTCAGCCGCCTGCTTGATAATGCCATTGGGATTCCGGGTACAACCTTTCGCATCGGGCTCGATCCAATTTTAGGGCTGTTACCTGGTGCCGGTGATTTTGTGGGAATGCTGCTTTCTGCTTACATTGTGATCGAAGCAGCGCAGCTTGGACTGCCTAGAGCGACTTTAGGGCGGATGGTATTTAATATCCTCGTGGAAAGTGTAGTGGGGGCTGTACCAGTGCTGGGAGATTTGTTTGATTTTGCCTGGAAAGCCAATATGAAGAATATGGAGCTGTTGGAAGCGCATTTAGGTGTTTTCCAGGAAAGCAAGAAGGCAAATCGATGGTTGATCTTCCTGCTAGTCGCTGGTTTACTTATTGTCAGTGTGGGAATACTAACCTTTAGTGTGCTAGTTATTGAACTGCTCTGGAAGGCAGTGACTGCCTAA
- a CDS encoding YihY/virulence factor BrkB family protein gives MLKTRFVPFFRHLRWTTLKKTFARVGQRRLLGLSSEIAYNAMLSLFPAILAVLTAIGLFEESLQATFKQLAAQLSQVAPAEALVLIRNFSGQITQTRNTGLFSISFVVAIWAASGALSAAMTALDQIHQIPPEQTRPFWKAKLVSLGLTIGTILLLVTASFLVFLSDLLLNFFVFQSRLSFLLAIWRLLSWPLALGIVATAFAFVYRYGPSRWNSGTPMLPGAVLAAVLWAILSALFRLYVANFGNYNQVYGAVGAVIVLMLWLYMSAAVLLVGDQLNVTVGEAMQRRGVRGQEPEVREVSREFE, from the coding sequence ATGCTAAAAACTCGCTTTGTCCCGTTCTTTCGCCACCTCCGTTGGACCACGTTGAAGAAAACCTTTGCTCGCGTCGGTCAACGAAGGCTCCTGGGGCTATCATCAGAAATCGCTTACAACGCGATGTTATCTCTGTTCCCAGCGATTCTGGCCGTCCTCACCGCGATTGGTCTATTTGAAGAATCTCTGCAAGCAACCTTTAAACAACTGGCGGCTCAACTTAGTCAAGTAGCACCCGCTGAGGCACTAGTGTTGATTCGGAATTTCTCTGGACAAATTACTCAAACACGAAATACAGGTCTATTTTCCATCAGTTTTGTGGTAGCAATTTGGGCAGCTTCTGGGGCGCTCAGTGCAGCAATGACTGCCCTCGATCAAATCCATCAAATTCCACCCGAACAGACACGCCCGTTCTGGAAAGCCAAGCTCGTCTCATTAGGGCTTACCATTGGCACAATTCTGCTGCTAGTGACAGCTTCTTTTCTGGTATTTTTGAGCGACTTGCTGTTGAATTTTTTTGTGTTCCAAAGTCGTCTTTCTTTCTTGTTGGCGATTTGGCGGCTATTGAGCTGGCCTTTAGCCTTAGGCATTGTTGCTACCGCTTTTGCTTTTGTCTATCGCTATGGACCAAGCCGTTGGAACTCAGGCACGCCGATGTTGCCAGGAGCAGTGCTGGCAGCTGTTTTGTGGGCGATATTATCTGCTCTATTTCGGCTATATGTAGCCAACTTCGGTAACTACAACCAAGTTTATGGGGCGGTTGGGGCCGTAATTGTTTTAATGCTGTGGCTTTATATGAGCGCGGCAGTTCTGCTGGTGGGCGACCAACTTAATGTGACTGTGGGAGAGGCTATGCAAAGAAGAGGGGTCAGAGGTCAGGAACCAGAGGTCAGGGAGGTTAGCAGAGAGTTTGAGTAG
- the thrC gene encoding threonine synthase translates to MTLSLPTTKSNRQVWPGLIEAYRQYLPVTETTPVVTLLEGNTPLIPVPSIAQRIGRQVRVLVKYDGLNPTGSFKDRGMTMAISKAKEAGAKAVICASTGNTSAAAAAYAKRAGMRAFVLIPEGYVALGKLAQALLYGAEVLAIKGNFDRALEIVLEMATSYPVTLVNSVNPYRLEGQKTAAFEVVDALGNAPDWLCIPVGNAGNITAYWMGFCQYHQAGLCDRLPRMMGFQATGASPLITGKPVAHPETLATAIRIGNPANWERAIAVQSASKGQFNAVTDDEILAAYQLLASEEGIFCEPASAASVAGMLKVKDQIPTGATIVCVLTGNGLKDPDTALQHSQNSFKQGIEPTITAVAQTMGF, encoded by the coding sequence GTGACTCTCAGCCTGCCTACTACTAAATCTAACCGACAAGTCTGGCCTGGACTAATAGAAGCTTACCGACAATACTTGCCTGTAACGGAAACGACCCCGGTTGTGACATTATTGGAGGGCAATACGCCTCTAATTCCAGTGCCTTCTATTGCCCAGCGGATTGGGAGACAGGTACGCGTCTTAGTCAAATACGACGGTCTCAACCCCACGGGAAGCTTCAAAGACCGGGGGATGACAATGGCAATCTCCAAAGCAAAAGAAGCGGGAGCAAAGGCGGTAATTTGTGCCAGCACGGGCAACACCTCAGCTGCTGCGGCAGCCTATGCCAAACGCGCCGGAATGCGAGCGTTTGTGTTGATCCCCGAGGGGTATGTAGCGCTGGGCAAGTTGGCGCAAGCGTTGCTATATGGAGCAGAAGTACTAGCAATCAAAGGTAACTTTGACCGAGCACTGGAAATTGTGCTAGAGATGGCGACAAGCTATCCGGTTACATTGGTAAATTCAGTCAATCCCTATCGGCTGGAAGGTCAGAAAACCGCTGCATTCGAGGTTGTAGATGCGTTGGGTAATGCACCGGACTGGTTGTGTATCCCGGTAGGTAATGCAGGGAACATTACAGCTTACTGGATGGGATTTTGCCAGTACCACCAAGCAGGACTATGCGATCGCCTACCCCGGATGATGGGGTTTCAAGCAACTGGGGCATCTCCCCTGATTACAGGTAAGCCAGTGGCGCATCCAGAAACGTTAGCAACAGCAATTCGGATTGGCAATCCGGCTAACTGGGAACGGGCAATCGCTGTGCAATCGGCAAGTAAGGGACAATTCAACGCCGTTACTGATGACGAAATCTTAGCAGCGTATCAACTTTTGGCTTCAGAGGAAGGCATTTTCTGCGAACCCGCTAGTGCTGCCTCGGTTGCCGGAATGTTGAAGGTGAAAGACCAAATTCCCACTGGGGCAACAATCGTTTGTGTCCTGACTGGCAATGGACTTAAAGACCCAGATACAGCGCTGCAACACAGTCAAAACTCCTTCAAGCAGGGGATAGAACCGACGATTACCGCAGTTGCCCAAACAATGGGCTTTTAA
- a CDS encoding MarR family transcriptional regulator gives MNADPVDAILVQWQRERPDLDVSPMGIIGRMGRLAKHLERAIQETFSDFGLNVGEFDVLATLRRSGQPYQLSPTQLFNTLMVSSGTMTHRIDRLEQAELVKRIPDPGDRRGMLIQLTNKGFNVIEKAVEAHVANEHHLLSVLEEAERKVLAQLLRKLLISFEE, from the coding sequence ATGAATGCCGATCCAGTTGATGCAATTTTGGTGCAATGGCAGAGAGAGCGTCCTGATTTAGACGTGTCACCAATGGGCATCATTGGAAGGATGGGACGACTAGCCAAACACTTAGAACGAGCGATTCAAGAAACATTTTCAGACTTTGGCTTGAATGTTGGAGAGTTTGATGTGCTGGCGACATTGCGCCGTTCTGGTCAGCCGTACCAGCTTTCGCCAACTCAACTGTTCAACACCTTAATGGTTTCATCCGGTACGATGACACATCGGATTGATCGCTTAGAACAAGCTGAGCTTGTGAAGCGCATTCCTGATCCAGGCGATCGCCGAGGGATGCTAATTCAATTGACCAATAAAGGTTTCAACGTGATTGAAAAAGCGGTTGAGGCTCATGTTGCTAATGAGCACCATCTCCTAAGCGTCTTAGAGGAAGCGGAACGTAAAGTTCTCGCTCAATTGCTACGCAAGCTTTTAATTTCGTTTGAAGAGTAG
- a CDS encoding EamA family transporter translates to MKTATVRLSDVLLTALAPMTWGTTYVVATELLPPNHPLLVAALRSLPIGILLTAWLRQLPKGIWWWRILLLGSLNIGIFQALLFIAAYRLPGGVAATAGAIQPLLVVLFSWIILNEKPSKLSIVAAIAGFVGVGLLVLGPTARLDSVGIVAAIAGAATMGLGTVLVKRWKRPVSLLVFTAWQLAVGGIVLLPIALAIEGPITHLSTTNLLGFVYLGLVGTGLAYALWFRGIDKLKASAVSYLGLISPVVATLIGFVLLHQTFTPIQLMGIAIVLVSVLIGQQTNQLRQRLSNSFKSRLKK, encoded by the coding sequence ATGAAGACAGCTACCGTTCGCCTGTCTGATGTTCTGCTGACTGCTCTAGCGCCGATGACTTGGGGGACGACTTATGTTGTAGCGACTGAACTCCTGCCGCCTAACCATCCGCTATTGGTGGCTGCCTTACGATCGCTACCGATTGGTATTCTGCTAACAGCATGGTTGAGACAACTGCCTAAAGGTATTTGGTGGTGGCGTATTTTGCTCTTAGGCAGCCTTAATATTGGAATCTTTCAAGCGCTGTTATTTATAGCTGCTTATCGCCTTCCAGGTGGTGTTGCTGCAACAGCAGGCGCGATCCAGCCTTTGTTAGTCGTATTGTTTTCCTGGATAATATTGAATGAAAAACCGTCTAAGCTGTCTATAGTGGCAGCGATCGCTGGCTTTGTTGGTGTCGGGTTGCTGGTTCTCGGTCCTACTGCGCGCCTTGATAGTGTTGGCATTGTTGCCGCGATCGCTGGAGCTGCAACAATGGGTCTAGGAACGGTACTAGTCAAAAGGTGGAAACGCCCAGTTTCTCTACTTGTCTTTACAGCATGGCAGTTAGCAGTTGGCGGAATCGTTTTGCTGCCAATCGCCCTAGCGATTGAAGGACCAATCACTCATCTCTCAACAACCAACCTGTTGGGCTTTGTTTATCTGGGCTTAGTCGGCACTGGGCTTGCTTATGCGCTTTGGTTCCGGGGGATTGATAAACTCAAAGCATCGGCTGTTTCATATCTAGGGTTGATCAGTCCTGTAGTCGCAACACTCATTGGATTCGTCTTACTACACCAAACATTTACGCCAATTCAACTCATGGGGATTGCGATCGTGCTGGTGAGTGTTTTAATCGGACAACAAACTAATCAATTACGTCAACGTTTATCTAATAGTTTCAAATCACGGCTCAAAAAATAA
- a CDS encoding DUF29 domain-containing protein produces the protein MVEITHPRSLYEQDLMAWYEDTIAKLKTGNFSDIDVNRLIEEIEGLAGRDRRELKSRLRALLAHLLKRIYVNSSNDYRSWEITVREQRQQLLDMLEQSPSLRNYFAEIFPRCWNDARTEVKEDYSQTEFPNEWRFSHEIDALLNEKFW, from the coding sequence ATGGTCGAGATAACTCACCCACGCAGTCTCTACGAACAAGACCTGATGGCATGGTATGAGGATACGATCGCCAAGCTCAAAACTGGAAACTTTAGCGACATTGACGTCAACAGATTAATTGAGGAGATCGAAGGGTTGGCAGGACGCGATCGCCGGGAATTAAAAAGCCGCTTGAGAGCATTACTTGCCCATTTACTCAAGCGCATTTATGTCAACTCTTCTAATGACTATCGAAGCTGGGAAATTACGGTGCGAGAGCAGCGTCAACAGCTTCTAGACATGTTAGAACAATCTCCAAGCCTGCGAAATTACTTTGCTGAAATATTTCCTAGATGCTGGAACGATGCACGGACAGAAGTAAAAGAAGACTATTCCCAAACTGAGTTTCCCAACGAGTGGAGATTCAGCCACGAGATTGACGCGCTACTTAACGAGAAATTTTGGTAA
- the recQ gene encoding DNA helicase RecQ — translation MPRLQSLEAALKHYFGYDRFRLGQQQIIEQALQNQDLLIVMPTGGGKSLCFQLPALLKQGLTVVVSPLIALMQDQVEALQDNGIGATFLNSSLNSYQVRSREQAILSGNVKLLYIAPERLLSDRFLPFLDLVQEKIGIAAFAIDEAHCVSEWGHDFRPEYRHLKQLRRRYSGVPTLALTATATDRVRQDIIQQLGLKQPSIHIASFNRPNLYYEVQPKQKQSYSQLLQLIRQTQGSGIVYCLSRRKVDEITLKLQNDGIVALPYHAGLSDAQRTANQTSFIRDNARVMVATIAFGMGINKPDVRFVIHYDLPRNIESYYQESGRAGRDGEPARCTLFFSYGDIKTIEYLIEQKPDPQEQRIARQQLRQVLDFAEGTDCRRTIVLGYFGERFAGNCGNCDCCRYPKPVADWTIEAMKFLSCVARCQERFGMNHIIDVLRGSKSQKILQYGHQKLSTYGIGKDKSVEDWRLLGRSLLHQGLVDQTTDGYSVLKLNAHSWEVMRRQRSVAIAVTTVQIPSAQPLDTQTAEVEMLFQRLRSLRKQIADEQSVAPYVVFADSTLKLMAQQQPQTLAQFGQLSGVGTHKLSQYGRIFLAEILAYCQEQGLTVQQDTTTPLPATPSDTELFTLQLHQQGLSLEEIAQKRNLRLTTIVRHLSDLVEKNQAVNLNRLVERDRQAKILQALQAVGSHSLNQIREYLGEDYTYDEIRLVRGRWRHENR, via the coding sequence ATGCCCCGGCTTCAATCTCTGGAAGCAGCACTCAAACATTATTTTGGCTACGATCGCTTCCGCCTTGGACAACAGCAGATTATTGAACAAGCACTCCAGAATCAGGATTTGCTGATTGTCATGCCCACAGGCGGGGGCAAGTCTTTGTGTTTTCAACTACCAGCCCTATTAAAACAAGGCTTAACCGTAGTAGTATCACCACTGATCGCCTTAATGCAAGATCAAGTGGAAGCGCTACAGGATAACGGAATTGGGGCGACATTTCTCAATAGCAGTCTCAACTCCTATCAGGTGCGATCGCGGGAACAAGCAATTCTCAGCGGCAACGTCAAACTACTCTACATTGCCCCAGAACGCCTCCTGAGTGACAGATTTCTGCCTTTTCTAGATTTAGTCCAGGAGAAAATTGGAATTGCTGCCTTTGCAATTGATGAAGCGCATTGCGTTTCGGAGTGGGGACACGACTTTCGTCCCGAATATCGACATTTGAAACAATTACGCCGACGCTATTCTGGCGTACCAACCCTCGCCCTCACCGCTACAGCTACCGATCGTGTCCGCCAAGACATTATTCAACAACTGGGACTAAAGCAACCCAGTATTCACATTGCCAGCTTCAACCGCCCCAATCTCTATTACGAAGTCCAGCCGAAGCAGAAGCAAAGCTACAGCCAACTTCTGCAACTGATTCGTCAAACACAAGGCTCAGGCATTGTCTATTGCCTGAGTCGGCGCAAAGTAGATGAAATTACACTCAAGCTGCAAAATGACGGCATTGTCGCCCTACCTTACCACGCTGGATTGAGTGACGCCCAACGCACAGCCAATCAAACAAGTTTTATTCGGGATAATGCCCGAGTCATGGTGGCAACGATCGCTTTTGGCATGGGTATCAACAAGCCAGATGTGCGGTTTGTAATTCATTACGACTTGCCCCGCAATATAGAAAGCTATTATCAAGAGTCTGGACGGGCGGGACGAGATGGCGAACCGGCTCGTTGTACGCTGTTTTTCAGCTACGGTGACATTAAGACAATTGAGTATCTGATTGAGCAAAAACCTGACCCCCAAGAACAGCGAATTGCCCGTCAACAGCTACGCCAGGTGCTTGATTTTGCCGAGGGTACAGATTGCCGTCGCACCATTGTTTTAGGTTATTTTGGGGAGCGATTTGCCGGTAATTGCGGTAACTGCGATTGCTGTCGTTATCCTAAACCAGTAGCAGACTGGACAATTGAAGCCATGAAATTTCTTTCCTGTGTGGCTCGTTGCCAGGAACGATTTGGCATGAACCACATTATTGATGTCTTACGGGGTTCCAAAAGTCAGAAGATTTTGCAATATGGTCATCAAAAACTTTCAACTTACGGGATTGGCAAAGATAAAAGTGTGGAGGATTGGCGGCTGTTAGGGCGCTCGCTTTTACATCAAGGCTTAGTCGATCAAACTACTGATGGTTATTCAGTGTTAAAGCTCAACGCTCATAGTTGGGAGGTGATGCGGCGACAGCGTTCTGTTGCGATTGCCGTTACTACTGTCCAAATCCCCTCTGCTCAACCTTTAGATACGCAAACAGCTGAAGTAGAAATGTTATTTCAGAGACTGCGATCGCTCCGCAAACAAATTGCTGACGAGCAATCAGTCGCTCCTTATGTCGTGTTTGCAGATTCTACTCTCAAATTGATGGCTCAGCAGCAGCCTCAAACTTTAGCCCAATTTGGTCAACTTTCTGGTGTTGGTACTCACAAACTGTCCCAATACGGGAGGATATTCCTAGCAGAAATCCTGGCTTATTGCCAAGAACAAGGTTTAACAGTGCAGCAGGATACTACAACTCCTCTGCCTGCCACGCCATCTGACACTGAACTATTCACCTTACAGTTACATCAACAAGGGCTGAGCTTAGAAGAAATTGCCCAAAAACGCAATCTTCGCCTGACTACCATTGTCCGTCACCTCTCAGACTTAGTCGAGAAGAACCAAGCAGTAAACTTGAACCGCCTGGTTGAGCGCGATCGCCAAGCTAAAATTTTGCAAGCCTTACAAGCAGTTGGTAGCCACTCTCTCAACCAAATTCGGGAATATCTAGGAGAAGATTATACTTACGACGAAATCCGGCTGGTTAGGGGACGATGGCGACACGAAAATCGATGA
- a CDS encoding YdeI/OmpD-associated family protein has protein sequence MPQSNNQLETFQARDRQQWREWLEKNYRTSVGVWLIYYKVKSGKPSVQYSEAVKEALCFGWIDSKVKSLDEERYKQIFTPRKPKSVWSKLNKQYIQELIEQGLMTEAGLEKIETAKQDGSWTTLDAIEELIVPADVKQALEANQTASRYFEAFSSSSKKNILFWIESAKRPETRLKRIEQTISSAAQNKNPLASRP, from the coding sequence GTGCCGCAGTCTAATAACCAACTAGAAACCTTTCAAGCCAGAGATCGCCAACAATGGCGGGAATGGTTGGAGAAAAATTATCGCACCTCTGTCGGTGTATGGCTGATCTATTACAAAGTAAAAAGCGGCAAGCCAAGCGTTCAATATAGCGAAGCGGTAAAAGAAGCTTTATGCTTTGGTTGGATTGACAGTAAAGTAAAATCCCTAGACGAAGAACGTTATAAGCAAATATTTACACCTCGAAAACCGAAAAGTGTATGGTCAAAATTAAATAAGCAATACATCCAAGAACTTATAGAACAAGGTTTAATGACTGAGGCTGGACTTGAAAAAATTGAAACTGCAAAACAAGATGGTTCATGGACTACGTTAGATGCGATAGAAGAATTAATAGTTCCGGCAGACGTAAAACAAGCGTTAGAAGCAAACCAGACTGCTAGCAGGTATTTTGAAGCATTTAGTAGCTCATCTAAAAAGAATATACTCTTCTGGATTGAAAGCGCCAAACGTCCGGAAACAAGGCTGAAAAGAATTGAGCAAACTATTAGCTCAGCAGCACAAAACAAAAATCCATTGGCAAGCAGACCATAG